The following are from one region of the Cystobacter ferrugineus genome:
- a CDS encoding helix-turn-helix domain-containing protein, whose protein sequence is MDAFIYRPGPPLREFIDWFWFWDGRPMPTPMERVLPSGAFDLVINLGDERFRFYDPIALTPLEPLAGPIVSGAHASHFVIGTATGMAMMGVHFKPGGAFPFLGVPAGDLEGTHAPLDALWGASARALRERLVEAPTGEDRFRLLESMLLTYARRPLRHHPAVVEALRAFEDPSLRSVAELNTRLGLSPKRLIALFHDEVGLGPKAFWRVRRFQATLRRVDGSRSVRCAELAAELGYCDQSHFNREFRGFVGLSPRAYVARGIERPNHVPLHG, encoded by the coding sequence ATGGATGCGTTCATCTATCGTCCGGGTCCTCCGCTTCGCGAATTCATCGATTGGTTCTGGTTTTGGGATGGTCGCCCCATGCCGACACCCATGGAGCGGGTGCTTCCGTCTGGCGCGTTCGACCTGGTCATCAACCTCGGTGATGAACGCTTCCGCTTCTACGACCCCATCGCACTCACGCCGCTCGAGCCACTCGCGGGGCCCATCGTCTCGGGCGCGCACGCCAGCCACTTCGTCATCGGCACGGCGACTGGCATGGCGATGATGGGCGTTCACTTCAAGCCCGGGGGGGCGTTCCCGTTCCTCGGCGTGCCCGCGGGAGATCTCGAAGGGACCCATGCCCCGCTCGACGCGCTCTGGGGTGCCAGCGCGCGTGCACTCCGCGAGCGACTGGTCGAGGCACCGACGGGCGAGGACCGATTTCGCCTCCTCGAATCGATGCTCCTCACATATGCGCGGCGTCCGTTGCGGCATCATCCCGCGGTCGTCGAGGCCCTCCGCGCGTTCGAAGATCCCTCCCTTCGGAGCGTCGCCGAGTTGAATACGCGCCTGGGGCTCTCACCGAAGCGGCTCATCGCACTGTTTCACGACGAGGTCGGCCTCGGGCCCAAGGCGTTCTGGCGTGTGCGCCGGTTCCAGGCCACGCTCCGCCGCGTCGACGGCAGCCGATCGGTGCGTTGCGCCGAGCTCGCGGCCGAGCTCGGCTATTGCGATCAGTCCCACTTCAACCGCGAGTTCCGTGGCTTCGTCGGCCTGAGTCCGCGCGCCTATGTCGCGCGAGGCATCGAGCGACCCAACCACGTCCCGCTCCACGGGTAG
- a CDS encoding TetR/AcrR family transcriptional regulator, whose translation MSNETDDKLPRSLEVLWKRANRRPRGPQQALSLERIVAAAIELADAEGLQALSMARLAERLGCATMSLYRHVASKDDLLVFMMDAAPGAPPVIDVAVHGWRGGLERWARELRAFYYRHPWSLQITHNRPPLEPGQLAWLDCCLRTMAGTRLSPHEKLAVCFLLLQYIRGEAQLNLSMSPTKEHPDWNGREMQAWYGRTLARLIDAERFPALAELSASGAFEPGDDEAGQSAEFDFGLSRILDGVEMVVRR comes from the coding sequence ATGAGCAACGAGACCGACGACAAGCTCCCGCGCAGCCTGGAGGTGCTCTGGAAGCGGGCAAACCGGCGCCCGCGTGGACCGCAACAGGCGCTCAGCTTGGAGCGCATCGTCGCCGCGGCCATCGAGCTGGCCGATGCCGAGGGCCTTCAAGCGCTGTCGATGGCCCGTCTGGCCGAACGGCTCGGTTGTGCCACCATGTCGCTCTACCGGCACGTCGCGAGCAAGGACGATCTCCTGGTCTTCATGATGGACGCCGCGCCGGGGGCCCCCCCCGTCATCGACGTGGCCGTCCATGGCTGGCGCGGTGGACTGGAGCGCTGGGCCCGGGAACTGCGGGCCTTCTACTACCGGCACCCCTGGAGCTTGCAGATTACCCACAACCGGCCGCCGTTGGAGCCGGGCCAGCTCGCCTGGCTCGACTGCTGCCTCCGCACCATGGCCGGTACCCGCCTGAGCCCACACGAGAAGCTGGCGGTGTGCTTCCTGCTCCTCCAGTACATCCGCGGCGAAGCGCAGCTCAACCTCAGCATGTCGCCAACGAAAGAGCACCCGGACTGGAATGGCCGGGAGATGCAGGCATGGTACGGGCGGACGCTGGCCAGGTTGATCGACGCCGAGCGTTTCCCCGCGCTCGCCGAGCTTTCCGCCTCCGGCGCCTTCGAGCCGGGTGACGACGAGGCCGGCCAGTCCGCCGAATTCGACTTCGGGTTGTCGCGCATCCTCGATGGTGTCGAGATGGTCGTGCGCCGCTAG
- a CDS encoding DUF2306 domain-containing protein, translating to MKTTTDLPDVQPRPGSTSTSSGRTLGRKWWQRPWIAPLAILSIIFVAFSLPPYLSLNPERSRVPPPDDFAAYYPFLVVHVLFGAVALLTTWLQVWPWFRQRHPVAHRRIGRVYVFGGVLPAGLTGLVIGVFTPFGPVARMSTVLLSLLWLGFTVIGYQRARQRWYVEHRRWMIRSFALTASIITNRFWGVIAYLVLSPHLETTFEGSEKMLSWTIAGLSTWLGWVVPLLIAEWWLERGESARHGARLPATMGRHSMGPA from the coding sequence ATGAAGACGACGACCGACTTGCCAGATGTTCAGCCACGGCCTGGCAGTACCTCCACCTCGTCAGGCCGGACCCTGGGCCGGAAGTGGTGGCAACGCCCCTGGATTGCTCCGCTGGCGATCCTCTCGATCATCTTCGTGGCGTTCTCGCTGCCGCCCTATCTGTCGCTGAACCCGGAACGCTCCCGGGTACCGCCGCCGGATGACTTCGCGGCGTATTACCCGTTCCTGGTCGTGCACGTGCTCTTCGGCGCGGTGGCGCTGCTGACCACCTGGTTGCAGGTGTGGCCATGGTTCCGCCAGCGCCATCCGGTCGCCCACCGGCGCATCGGCCGGGTGTACGTCTTCGGTGGAGTGCTCCCCGCCGGACTCACGGGCCTGGTGATTGGCGTGTTCACGCCATTTGGCCCGGTGGCCCGGATGAGCACCGTCCTGCTGTCTCTGCTCTGGCTGGGCTTCACGGTCATCGGGTACCAGAGGGCGAGGCAGCGCTGGTATGTCGAGCACCGCCGGTGGATGATCCGCAGCTTCGCGCTCACCGCGTCGATCATCACCAACCGGTTCTGGGGGGTGATCGCATACCTCGTCCTCTCGCCGCATTTGGAGACGACCTTCGAGGGCAGCGAGAAGATGCTTTCCTGGACCATCGCCGGCTTGTCCACCTGGTTGGGTTGGGTGGTGCCGCTGCTCATCGCCGAGTGGTGGTTGGAGCGCGGTGAGTCCGCCAGGCACGGCGCCCGGCTCCCGGCCACCATGGGCCGACACTCCATGGGGCCGGCGTAA
- a CDS encoding serine hydrolase domain-containing protein gives MPIRWTTLALLGALAGCAPAVHTPPSPSPTLSPDIEAADARVRAAIASGELKGLALAFIEDGQVKTVRSYGQRNAAGEPLRTETVMYGASLTKAVFAYTVMQLVDEGRIDLDASIARYLDRPLPDHPRDPRSGPWPDLREDPRWKDLTPRILLSHRSGFANFAFLEPDGKLRFHFDPGSRYAYSGEGLILLQFVLEKGLGLDLGQEMQRRVFDRFGMHNTSMMWRPDFAANLADGITEDRQWQPHDERGKVRAAGSMDTTLEDFARFAAGFMRGEGLSARSRAEMVRAQWPITTATQFPSLQPELAPAQRRPDLAAGLGVIVFDGPQGRGFFKGGHDDTTGNTWVCVERRRACVVLLANDVKAEALFPGLVRQLLGETGVPWSWEYGEMSMR, from the coding sequence ATGCCCATACGCTGGACCACCCTCGCGCTGCTCGGAGCCCTCGCGGGCTGCGCCCCAGCAGTCCACACGCCGCCGTCCCCGTCGCCCACCCTGTCGCCGGACATCGAGGCGGCCGATGCCCGCGTGCGGGCCGCCATCGCCTCGGGCGAGCTCAAGGGGCTGGCGCTGGCCTTCATCGAGGACGGCCAGGTGAAGACGGTCCGCAGCTACGGCCAGCGCAACGCCGCCGGCGAGCCGCTGCGGACCGAGACCGTGATGTACGGCGCCTCACTGACCAAGGCCGTGTTCGCCTACACCGTGATGCAGCTCGTGGACGAGGGCCGCATCGACCTGGACGCCTCCATCGCGCGATACCTGGATCGCCCGCTGCCGGACCATCCACGCGACCCGCGCTCCGGCCCCTGGCCCGACCTGAGGGAGGATCCGCGCTGGAAGGACCTGACGCCACGCATCCTGCTGAGCCACCGGTCCGGCTTCGCCAACTTCGCCTTCCTGGAGCCGGACGGCAAGCTGCGCTTCCACTTCGATCCGGGCAGCCGCTACGCCTATTCCGGCGAGGGTCTGATCCTGCTGCAGTTCGTACTGGAGAAGGGCCTCGGCCTGGACCTTGGCCAAGAGATGCAACGACGCGTGTTCGACCGCTTCGGCATGCACAACACCAGCATGATGTGGCGGCCGGATTTCGCGGCCAATCTCGCCGACGGCATCACCGAGGACCGCCAGTGGCAACCGCACGACGAGCGCGGCAAGGTGCGCGCCGCCGGCTCGATGGACACCACCCTCGAGGACTTCGCCCGCTTCGCCGCTGGCTTCATGCGCGGCGAGGGCCTGTCGGCGCGCAGCCGCGCGGAGATGGTTCGCGCCCAATGGCCAATCACCACCGCGACCCAGTTCCCCAGCCTCCAGCCAGAACTGGCGCCGGCACAACGGCGCCCGGACCTCGCCGCCGGCCTGGGCGTGATCGTCTTCGACGGCCCGCAGGGCCGCGGCTTCTTCAAGGGCGGCCATGACGACACCACCGGCAACACCTGGGTCTGCGTCGAGCGCCGCCGCGCCTGCGTCGTGCTGCTGGCCAACGATGTGAAGGCCGAGGCCCTGTTTCCAGGGCTGGTGAGGCAGTTGCTCGGCGAGACCGGCGTGCCGTGGTCCTGGGAGTACGGTGAGATGTCGATGCGCTGA
- a CDS encoding VOC family protein, which translates to MSSSSSQTQAQHHHRVDYLELPATDIAATKQFYTTVFGWHFEDYGPEYTSFQDGRMNGGFFKAPSISPGGALLVIYSRDLEASLARVRQAGGRIVKDPFSFPGGRRFHFTDPSGNELAVWTEP; encoded by the coding sequence ATGTCCTCTTCCTCTTCACAGACCCAGGCCCAGCACCACCACCGCGTCGACTACCTCGAGCTGCCCGCCACGGACATCGCCGCCACCAAACAGTTCTACACCACCGTCTTCGGCTGGCACTTCGAGGACTACGGCCCCGAGTACACGAGCTTCCAGGATGGCCGGATGAACGGAGGCTTCTTCAAGGCGCCGTCCATCTCGCCGGGGGGCGCGCTGCTCGTCATCTACTCGCGCGACCTGGAGGCGAGCCTCGCGCGGGTACGCCAGGCGGGTGGCCGCATCGTGAAGGACCCCTTCTCCTTCCCCGGTGGCCGGCGCTTCCACTTCACGGACCCGAGCGGCAACGAGCTCGCGGTGTGGACCGAGCCCTGA
- a CDS encoding AraC family transcriptional regulator — MVSASAVTGPGPGYVERPPCAALAPFVQCYWALTGYVASPRGHRVLPDGCIDVLVELGSSRKGPRVVGAMQHAEVVPLLGEVCSLGIRFLPGGAHPFLRFGLDVLTDGDLALEALWPREAREWVERLVEARGVQARLALLDTLLLERRVPAVRDEALAHAVGLIHAARGQLRVQSLEERLGVGARQLERRFRAAVGLSPKVLCRIARMQHATELIERWPDAGGAELALAAGYYDQAHLGREFRALTGLSPGAYARERAGVGFVQAARIPGA; from the coding sequence ATGGTGTCAGCTTCAGCCGTGACGGGGCCTGGGCCGGGGTACGTCGAGCGCCCTCCGTGCGCCGCGCTCGCGCCCTTCGTCCAGTGCTACTGGGCGTTGACCGGGTACGTGGCCTCGCCGCGAGGCCACCGGGTGCTGCCGGATGGGTGCATCGATGTACTGGTGGAGCTGGGCTCCTCCCGGAAGGGCCCTCGGGTGGTGGGGGCGATGCAGCACGCGGAGGTGGTGCCGCTCCTGGGCGAGGTGTGCTCGCTCGGCATCCGCTTCCTGCCCGGAGGGGCCCACCCCTTCCTGCGCTTCGGGCTGGATGTACTCACGGACGGAGACCTCGCGCTGGAGGCGCTCTGGCCCCGCGAGGCGCGCGAGTGGGTGGAGCGCCTGGTGGAGGCCCGGGGAGTCCAGGCGCGTCTGGCCCTGCTGGACACGCTGCTGTTGGAGCGGCGCGTGCCCGCTGTGCGCGACGAGGCCCTCGCCCACGCGGTGGGGCTCATCCACGCGGCGCGGGGGCAACTCCGGGTCCAGTCCCTGGAGGAGCGGCTGGGGGTGGGAGCCCGTCAGCTCGAGCGCCGCTTCCGCGCGGCGGTGGGCCTGTCCCCCAAGGTACTCTGCCGCATCGCGCGCATGCAGCACGCCACGGAGCTGATCGAGCGATGGCCGGACGCCGGAGGAGCCGAGCTGGCCCTGGCCGCCGGGTACTATGATCAAGCCCACCTGGGGCGGGAGTTCCGCGCCCTCACGGGGCTGTCCCCAGGGGCGTATGCGCGTGAGCGGGCCGGTGTCGGATTCGTACAAGCCGCCCGGATCCCGGGTGCCTAG
- a CDS encoding HAD family hydrolase: MLKAVFYDLDDTLFPARSVPEEVARPMLSALRDVLEGCGELKAAQIADIMDKVWDRPLDEIARLHGLSAEVLVRVGALFTGFRLSCELMPYPDIQVIGQVPGLRILVTTGFRRLQESKLECLGIAHYFDRIIVDALDEPGRRGKQAIFRELLEAYQLRPDEVVVLGDNPHSEIDAGNKLGIPTVQILRGRKQAAASASFHVEDLAKFLRWIETRGMCPPS; the protein is encoded by the coding sequence ATGTTGAAAGCAGTGTTCTATGACCTGGACGATACGCTGTTTCCGGCGCGGAGCGTTCCCGAAGAAGTAGCCAGACCGATGCTCTCCGCGCTGCGGGATGTTCTCGAGGGTTGCGGTGAGTTGAAGGCAGCGCAGATCGCCGATATCATGGACAAGGTATGGGATCGTCCTCTCGACGAGATCGCCAGGCTCCATGGTCTCTCGGCGGAAGTCCTGGTCAGGGTCGGAGCTCTGTTCACGGGATTCCGCTTGAGCTGCGAGCTGATGCCCTATCCTGACATTCAAGTCATTGGACAGGTTCCCGGGTTGCGCATCCTCGTCACGACGGGATTCCGGCGCCTGCAAGAGAGCAAATTGGAGTGTCTTGGGATTGCTCATTACTTCGACCGCATCATCGTCGATGCCCTCGATGAACCCGGGCGCAGAGGGAAGCAGGCGATCTTCCGCGAACTCCTCGAAGCCTATCAATTGAGACCAGACGAGGTCGTCGTTCTGGGAGACAATCCCCATTCGGAGATAGACGCCGGGAACAAACTGGGAATACCGACCGTACAAATCCTGCGGGGGCGGAAGCAGGCCGCGGCCTCCGCGTCGTTCCATGTGGAGGACCTGGCGAAGTTCCTGCGATGGATTGAGACGCGCGGCATGTGCCCTCCTTCCTAG
- a CDS encoding DUF4265 domain-containing protein: MTGTSTAQHVKILFRLEQDEDGYPPVSAETLWAIKVGEALYKLDNIPFFATGIAVDDIVLAEPEAEQLLYKEVVHPSGHSTFRVVVYNHDEVPEARETFKQLGCSTEQSHLRGLIAIDVPPSVSWDELKRVLDTGREQDRWDYEEACLARS; this comes from the coding sequence ATGACAGGGACATCAACCGCTCAACACGTCAAAATCCTCTTCCGTCTCGAGCAAGATGAGGATGGATACCCTCCCGTCAGTGCGGAAACGCTCTGGGCCATCAAGGTAGGTGAGGCTCTCTACAAGCTCGACAACATTCCCTTCTTCGCTACGGGCATTGCCGTGGATGACATCGTCTTGGCGGAGCCGGAGGCTGAGCAGCTTCTCTACAAGGAGGTCGTCCACCCATCGGGACACAGCACGTTCCGTGTCGTCGTATACAATCACGACGAAGTTCCCGAGGCACGTGAAACCTTCAAGCAACTGGGCTGCTCGACGGAACAGAGCCACCTGCGAGGTCTGATTGCCATCGATGTTCCTCCATCCGTCTCATGGGATGAATTGAAACGGGTGTTGGATACAGGCCGCGAGCAGGACCGCTGGGACTACGAAGAGGCCTGCCTGGCACGGTCCTGA
- a CDS encoding HNH endonuclease, translated as MVKKENAEKNDGKNRCESCGVETVPAEQHQQGVTPPKNETQVDHVIPRAKGGEGEPANGQVLCRDCNIKKSNKAP; from the coding sequence ATGGTCAAGAAGGAGAACGCCGAAAAGAATGACGGAAAGAATCGATGTGAAAGCTGTGGTGTGGAAACCGTTCCCGCAGAACAGCATCAACAGGGTGTCACTCCGCCCAAGAACGAGACCCAGGTCGATCACGTCATCCCACGGGCAAAAGGAGGCGAGGGCGAGCCAGCCAACGGCCAGGTTCTCTGTAGGGATTGCAACATCAAGAAGAGCAACAAAGCTCCGTGA
- a CDS encoding DUF2381 family protein, with protein MHPAPLYLLLTLVLRQATPEAMPTPRPTCADRQRIDLSVRSAARIQEICIASGGLTGFVFDQPASVDLEEEVRFGKVLRGRDSISFVPPPDLAPGERLRLTVRFEKDPPEQGVTFMLVAHPGQVTHQVDVFHDGRSRASLWQELEEQRAKNQRLGEENQSLHGQLNAPGGLLRVYLNGELGRQGIAAKALGVDTAWNAEDSLTIMEGTVFRSFYSVAVQVSIKNSGTDPWKVEKALLVANQGQTLEGIRFDPPQAIDPGATRVIFVEARAAPGTLLEALTLTLTEEGPRSITMANLPLP; from the coding sequence ATGCACCCCGCCCCCCTGTATCTTCTATTGACCCTGGTGCTGAGGCAAGCGACTCCCGAGGCGATGCCGACTCCCCGGCCAACCTGTGCAGACAGACAACGCATTGATTTGTCTGTACGGTCCGCCGCGAGAATACAGGAGATCTGCATCGCTTCCGGCGGCCTGACGGGATTTGTCTTCGATCAACCGGCTTCGGTCGATCTGGAAGAAGAAGTCCGTTTCGGCAAGGTGCTCCGGGGACGGGACAGCATCAGCTTCGTGCCACCACCGGATCTGGCTCCCGGGGAACGGCTGAGACTCACGGTACGCTTCGAGAAAGATCCGCCCGAGCAAGGGGTGACCTTCATGCTGGTCGCGCATCCAGGTCAGGTGACCCACCAGGTCGATGTCTTCCATGACGGTCGCTCCCGGGCCTCGCTCTGGCAGGAACTCGAGGAGCAACGGGCGAAGAATCAACGTCTGGGCGAAGAGAACCAGTCCTTGCATGGCCAGTTGAACGCGCCTGGCGGACTGTTGAGGGTCTACCTCAACGGAGAACTGGGTCGTCAGGGGATCGCCGCGAAGGCGCTCGGTGTGGATACGGCGTGGAACGCGGAGGACTCTCTCACCATCATGGAGGGAACGGTGTTCCGCTCGTTCTACAGCGTGGCCGTGCAGGTCTCCATCAAGAACAGCGGAACCGACCCCTGGAAGGTGGAGAAAGCCTTGCTGGTGGCGAACCAGGGACAGACGTTGGAGGGCATCCGCTTCGATCCCCCGCAGGCCATCGATCCCGGAGCGACAAGGGTCATCTTCGTCGAGGCAAGGGCCGCTCCGGGAACTCTGCTCGAGGCTCTAACACTGACGCTGACCGAAGAAGGACCGCGCTCCATCACCATGGCGAACCTTCCCCTGCCCTGA
- a CDS encoding serine/threonine protein kinase, with protein sequence MSDERGEQDGGGRRGNEPAPGTQVAGFTLQECLATGSSGSVYRAERGGRRFALKLVPMGMWGEREVDALRRVRHTSVVGLLGYGQWPEDKPRFLVLALEWVDGPALDVWARENRCTAEQLARQVLRPVVEALGQVHAAGVVHRDVKEANILMRREDGRPVLVDFGSARYEGAPRLTMRLPPGTPEYRSPEIVRFAREWEGERYDAQPADDWWALGVTLYALLTRTLPFGDRHGPLTRTILEHTPEVPHVRNPRVPRALGELCLRMLEKAPEARYADAQTLARAVDEALAQADDTWRVPLFAEEPVRPASASPLPQTAPAPTVTSGWSRSLLLSLLTALAVLPGPQLIPSEPGVIIPRTGLPPPLPPQEAGFRQELADPPKTAEVGPRAELLESPPPAPTDAPHREDEPMRKPHSGRSLLKSTLVSAACVSAGCASAPPPRPRPSAECPPGHQETLKRFGFVRPGWHSVILAPFKDVRKSRIKTVTVQEGPFTTAEIHGDWEGIPDQTKLYGQLYFEGNRIHGYFTQLILRTGEALPVCLRLTEGLHPGMPMEPGSQPNKGKAIINVLPAVETVNRFYY encoded by the coding sequence GCCACGGGCAGCTCGGGCAGCGTGTACCGGGCCGAGCGCGGCGGAAGACGCTTCGCCCTCAAGCTGGTGCCCATGGGGATGTGGGGCGAGCGCGAGGTGGATGCGCTGCGCCGGGTGCGGCACACCTCGGTGGTGGGGCTGCTCGGCTATGGCCAGTGGCCCGAGGACAAGCCGCGCTTCCTGGTGCTCGCCCTGGAGTGGGTGGACGGCCCGGCGCTGGACGTCTGGGCGCGGGAGAACCGGTGTACCGCGGAGCAACTGGCGCGACAGGTACTGCGTCCCGTGGTGGAGGCCCTGGGACAGGTGCATGCGGCGGGGGTGGTGCACCGGGACGTGAAGGAGGCCAACATCCTCATGCGCCGGGAAGACGGGCGGCCGGTGCTGGTGGACTTCGGCTCGGCCCGGTACGAGGGGGCCCCGCGCCTGACGATGCGGCTGCCGCCGGGCACTCCCGAGTACCGCAGCCCCGAGATCGTGCGCTTCGCCCGGGAGTGGGAAGGAGAGCGCTATGACGCCCAGCCCGCGGATGATTGGTGGGCCCTGGGAGTCACCCTCTATGCCCTGCTCACGCGCACCCTGCCCTTCGGAGACCGGCACGGCCCCCTGACGCGCACCATCCTCGAGCACACACCGGAGGTCCCCCACGTGCGCAATCCCCGCGTCCCCCGGGCCCTGGGGGAGCTGTGCCTGCGCATGCTGGAGAAGGCACCCGAGGCCCGGTACGCCGACGCCCAGACGCTCGCGCGCGCCGTGGACGAGGCCCTCGCCCAGGCCGACGACACCTGGAGGGTGCCGCTCTTCGCCGAAGAGCCGGTACGACCGGCCTCCGCCTCCCCCCTCCCCCAGACGGCGCCCGCTCCCACGGTCACGTCCGGGTGGAGCCGCTCCCTGCTCTTGAGCTTGCTCACGGCCCTGGCCGTCCTACCGGGTCCCCAGCTGATTCCCTCGGAGCCAGGAGTAATCATCCCACGTACTGGGTTGCCTCCCCCTCTCCCGCCACAGGAGGCCGGGTTTCGCCAGGAATTGGCAGACCCCCCGAAGACGGCCGAAGTTGGACCACGCGCGGAACTTCTGGAGTCACCACCTCCCGCGCCCACCGACGCGCCGCACCGCGAGGATGAACCGATGCGAAAACCCCACTCCGGCCGTTCCCTGCTCAAGTCCACCCTGGTCTCCGCCGCGTGTGTGAGCGCGGGCTGCGCGAGCGCCCCGCCTCCCCGCCCCCGCCCCTCCGCCGAGTGCCCTCCGGGCCATCAAGAGACGCTCAAGCGCTTCGGCTTCGTACGGCCTGGCTGGCATTCGGTGATCCTCGCCCCGTTCAAGGACGTCAGAAAGTCACGCATCAAGACCGTCACCGTCCAGGAAGGACCCTTCACCACCGCCGAGATCCACGGAGACTGGGAAGGCATCCCGGATCAGACGAAGCTCTACGGGCAGCTCTACTTCGAAGGCAACCGGATTCATGGCTATTTCACCCAACTCATCCTTCGCACGGGAGAAGCCCTGCCCGTCTGTTTGCGCCTCACGGAGGGGCTCCATCCGGGGATGCCGATGGAACCCGGAAGCCAGCCGAACAAGGGAAAGGCCATCATCAACGTCCTACCAGCCGTGGAGACCGTGAACCGTTTCTACTACTGA